In the Oryza glaberrima chromosome 6, OglaRS2, whole genome shotgun sequence genome, one interval contains:
- the LOC127777632 gene encoding uncharacterized protein LOC127777632 isoform X1, with product MQPCSTTVHGSLQIFRSENLCVLVLICLHCFLNCLTVRRGWSEYVQQPVLPANLANVLVCFNVALAPGALMTTFLIHQGVRPSVIGAFSGSSAAVLTVKYLPRRWCVLNPNVTDDGASLTFCPAGRRGGSWTTGSRARERARRRLLLAPCRRPTPAAPAPCSASRGEPRRPAPLRPPPLPASSARPSRPHPLPAEETREEKKIKEKREEKGRKKR from the exons ATGCAGCCTTGTTCTACAACTGTTCATGGATCACTTCAGATATTCAGATCGGAGAATCTTTGCGTCCTTGTTCTGATTTGCTTGCATTGTTTCCTCAATTGTTTGACCGTGAGGCGCGGGTGGAGCGAGTACGTGCAGCAGCCGGTGCTCCCGGCGAACCTCGCCAACGTGCTCGTCTGCTTCAACGTCGCCCTCGCTCCCGGCGCGCTCATGACTACCTTCCTCATCCACCAGG GCGTGAGGCCGTCGGTGATTGGCGCGTTCAgcggctcgtcggcggcggtgctcaCCGTCAAGTACCTGCCACGGCGGTGGTGCGTTCTGAACCCGAACGTGACGGACGACGGCGCCTCCCTCACATTCTGCCCtgccgggcgccgcggcggctcgTGGACGACCGGCAGTAGGGCACGcgagcgagcgcggcggcggctgctgctggcgCCCTGTCGCCGCCCAACTCCGGCGGCGCCCGCCCCCTGCTCCGCTTCGCGCGGAGAACCGCGCCGACCTGCTCCGCTTCGCCCGCCGCCCCTGCCTGCTTCGTCCGCGCGCCCGTCTCGGCCCCATCCCCTACCCgctgaagaaacaagagaagagaagaaaataaaagagaaaagagaagaaaagggaagaaagaagagatga
- the LOC127777457 gene encoding E3 ubiquitin-protein ligase APD2 — MVCKNGSYLCNVISTTTGHPVFYLASPCGRLVLMKLLLVDLSFSSQLASYFVIICVIVAVFYCFLKQLAEFSDTDHQTVRDQDARNNETEPILPRKRVVFSYGATEEQPESSMCSSEDMCSENVCKICYDAPRSCFFIPCGHGFACFTCARRIAEDKNQACPICRRLIHRVRRLVEPLGSSCGLKDALD, encoded by the exons ATGGTCTGTAAGAATGGTAGTTACCTTTGCAACGTGATATCAACAACCACTGGTCACCCTGTGTTCTACTTAGCAAGTCCATGTGGAAGACTG GTGCTAATGAAGCTTTTGTTGGTTGACTTATCCTTTTCTTCCCAGTTGGCATCATACTTTGTCATAATAT GTGTTATAGTAGCTGTGTTTTATTGCTTCCTGAAGCAACTGGCAGAATTTTCTGATACAGACCATCAAACAGTTCGGGATCAAGATGCAAGGAACAATGAAACAGAACCAATTCTACCAAGAAAAAGGGTGGTTTTCAGCTATGGAGCGACGGAAGAGCAGCCTGAGTCGAGCATGTGCTCTTCAGAAGATATGTGCAGTGAGAATGTCTGCAAGATCTGCTATGATGCTCCACGGAGTTGCTTCTTCATACCCTGTGGCCATGGTTTTGCATGTTTTACATGTGCAAGGAG GATCGCGGAAGACAAAAATCAGGCATGCCCAATTTGCCGAAGGCTGATCCACAGAGTAAGGAGGCTGGTGGAGCCCTTAGGTTCGTCTTGTG GCCTGAAGGATGCTTTGGACTAA
- the LOC127777632 gene encoding uncharacterized protein LOC127777632 isoform X2 produces the protein MEAVASPPLLASFFLSPPHPTSAVAAACCSRRNTSCAHPPSPGGLEAAVAEVKAAPDPVPALISLQWFPCSIRRGGPPAIDYIDRRCFLQSISNVSSISMDRVIEASRGRQAANANAMLSRVDLLCEEHPSSRSALQERPTHLHQAVLRHLTLCIASADFPMWGDEPAR, from the exons atggaggctgtcgcgtcgccgccgctcctcgcctccttcttcctctcccctcctcatcCAACGTCGGCGGTTGCGGCGGCGTGCTGCTCCCGGCGGAACACCTCCTGCGCCCACCCACCCAGCCCTGGAGGCCTCGAGGCCGCCGTCGCGGAGGTCAAGGCTGCCCCCGACCCCGTCCCTGCACTCATCAGTCTTCAGTGGTTTCCATGTTCAATCAGGCGAGGAGGGCCTCCTGCAATTGATTACATAGATCGTCGTTGCTTTCTTCAATCTATCTCCAATGTTTCTTCAATCTCCATGGATCGTGTGATTGAAGCTAGCAGGGGCAGGCAGGCCGCCAATGCCAACGCGATGCTCAGCAGAGTCGATCTCCTCTGCGAG GAGCATCCATCTTCGCGTTCTGCTCTCCAAGAACGACCCACTCACCTGCATCAAGCTGTCCTGCGTCATCTCACTCTGTGCATTGCCTCTGCTG ATTTTCCTATGTGGGGAGATGAACCGGCTCGCTGA
- the LOC127776779 gene encoding NF-X1-type zinc finger protein NFXL1: MSSSDRRRGGNGGGGGGPVAVPSSRAVWRPRSTAPDIPPPPRAAAPAPDRIGPILPSPNPASEDRPQQQQRRPRRRNHGGGGQRRGPPQERPSAAPPPPPPQQQQRQQHAAPAPTRAAAPAPARVAATKAAAGGDGAVPQLVQEIQDKLARGAVECMICYDMVRRSAPVWSCGSCFSIFHLPCIRKWARSPASAADASDPDSSWRCPGCQSVHAVPARELAYTCFCGRRREPPNDLFLTPHSCGEPCSKPLEKADPAVKGDDAAATRCPHVCVLQCHPGPCPPCKAFAPDRLCPCGKQTIVRRCADRTTPVTCGQRCDRLLPCRRHRCEKVCHTGPCGDCNVLISARCFCGKKTETLLCGETELKGNLSEKDGVFSCSEACSHMLSCGNHACQDICHPGPCGECELMPGKVTACHCGKTRLLEKRASCLDPIPTCDKVCDKKLPCGVHRCKVTCHEGDCPPCVVRVEQRCRCGSSGQMVECYKVLEEEFRCNKPCGQKKNCGRHRCSECCCPLSKPLARLEGGNWDPHLCQIPCGKKLRCGQHGCQLLCHSGHCPPCLETIFNDLTCACGRTSIPPPLPCGTPTPSCPHQCLVPQPCGHPATHQCHFGDCPPCVVPVMRECIGGHVVLRNIPCGSKDIRCNQPCGKNRQCGMHACNRSCHPSPCDPPPANGDASSSTGGRASCGQVCGAPRRECKHTCTAPCHPSSPCPDLRCEFPMTIACSCGRITATVPCGAGGTANGDNMFEVSIIQKLPMPLQPVESDGRRVPLGQRKLSCDEDCAKMERKRVLAEAFDITPPNLDALHFGENSNASDLLSDLFRREPKWVMAIEERCKFLVLGKTRGNSSGNLKVHVFCHMTKDKRDAIRVIADRWKLSVQAAGWEPKRFITIHPTPKSKAPARILGSKPGVSVAASHPFFDPLVDMDPRLVVAMLDLPRDADVSALVLRFGGECELVWLNDKNAVAVFNDPARAATALRRLDYGSAYQGAAVFLPSSSAQPGNVWVAGQKDGVAATKSSANPWKKATASEPDPSSGDWTGVLGQAPGSVWRRGGDTVAQVMGTSNRWNALESDAATSSRPVEESKPAPRTDAVSSAGPSTAPPVSKMQPEVEVDDWEEACE; encoded by the coding sequence ATGTCCTCCTccgatcgccgccgcggcggcaacggcggcggcggcggaggccccGTCGCGGTGCCTTCTTCCCGCGCCGTATGGCGACCCCGCTCTACCGCCCCTGATATTCCCccaccgccccgcgccgccgcccccgcacccGATCGCATCGGCCCGATCCTGCCCTCCCCCAATCCGGCCTCGGAGGATcgaccgcagcagcagcaacgtcgCCCGCGCCGGAGGAATCATGGGGGTGGCGGCCAGCGCCGCGGCCCGCCGCAGGAGAGGCCTTCCGctgcgccgcccccgccgccgccgcagcagcagcagcggcagcagcatgCGGCGCCCGCTCcgacccgtgccgccgcgcctgcgcctgcgcgtgtggcggcgacgaaggcggcggcggggggagatGGGGCGGTGCCGCAGCTGGTGCAGGAGATCCAGGACAAGCTGGCGAGGGGGGCGGTGGAGTGCATGATCTGCTACGACATGGTGCGGCGGTCGGCGCCGGTGTGGTCCTGCGGCAGCTGCTTCTCCATCTTCCACCTCCCCTGCATCCGCAAGTGGGCGCGCTCCccggcgtccgccgccgacgcgtccgACCCGGACTCCTCCTGGCGCTGCCCCGGGTGCCAGTCCGTGcacgccgtccccgcgcgcgaGCTCGCCTACACCTGCTTCtgcgggcgccgccgcgagccACCCAACGATCTCTTCCTCACGCCGCACTCCTGCGGCGAGCCCTGCTCCAAGCCCCTCGAGAAGGCTGACCCTGCCGTGAAGGGCGACGACGCTGCAGCCACCAGGTGCCCCCATGTGTGCGTCCTGCAGTGCCACCCAGGGCCCTGCCCGCCCTGCAAAGCGTTCGCGCCGGACCGGCTGTGCCCCTGCGGCAAGCAGACCATTGTGCGGCGGTGTGCGGACCGGACAACGCCTGTGACGTGCGGGCAGCGGTGTGATCGGCTGCTCCCCTGCCGGAGGCACCGCTGCGAGAAGGTCTGCCACACTGGACCATGCGGGGACTGTAATGTTCTCATTTCTGCCCGGTGCTTCTGTGGGAAGAAGACAGAGACATTGCTGTGTGGAGAGACGGAACTGAAAGGGAATTTATCTGAGAAGGATGGAGTGTTCTCATGCAGTGAGGCCTGCAGCCATATGCTGTCGTGCGGAAATCATGCCTGCCAAGACATTTGCCACCCAGGGCCATGCGGGGAGTGCGAACTTATGCCAGGGAAGGTCACAGCATGCCATTGTGGGAAGACAAGGCTGCTGGAGAAGAGAGCAAGCTGCTTGGACCCGATCCCAACCTGTGACAAGGTGTGCGACAAGAAGCTGCCGTGTGGTGTGCATAGGTGCAAGGTCACATGCCATGAGGGAGACTGCCCACCTTGTGTGGTTCGTGTGGAACAGAGGTGCCGCTGTGGTTCATCAGGCCAGATGGTGGAGTGCTACAAGGTCTTGGAGGAAGAATTCCGTTGCAACAAGCCTTGTGGGCAAAAGAAAAACTGTGGGAGGCACAGGTGTAGTGAGTGCTGTTGCCCACTTTCAAAGCCGCTCGCTCGGCTTGAAGGGGGTAATTGGGATCCCCATCTCTGCCAGATACCGTGTGGCAAGAAGCTCCGGTGTGGACAGCATGGATGCCAGCTTCTCTGCCATAGTGGTCACTGCCCGCCCTGCCTTGAGACCATATTCAATGATCTGACTTGTGCCTGTGGTAGGACATCCATCCCTCCACCGCTTCCTTGCGGCACAccaactccatcatgcccacACCAATGCTTAGTTCCCCAGCCATGTGGACATCCGGCGACGCATCAATGCCATTTTGGGGACTGCCCGCCTTGTGTTGTTCCAGTAATGCGAGAATGCATTGGTGGACATGTGGTGCTGAGGAACATCCCTTGTGGTTCTAAGGATATCAGATGCAACCAACCTTGTGGAAAGAACCGGCAATGTGGAATGCACGCTTGCAACAGGTCTTGCCATCCTTCCCCTTGTGATCCACCACCTGCAAATGGAGATGCTAGCTCAAGTACTGGTGGTAGAGCTTCATGTGGACAGGTATGTGGTGCCCCAAGGAGGGAATGTAAGCACACTTGCACAGCTCCATGCCACCCATCATCACCTTGCCCAGATTTGAGATGTGAATTCCCTATGACCATTGCCTGCTCTTGTGGCCGTATCACTGCAACTGTGCCATGTGGTGCTGGGGGAACCGCCAATGGCGATAATATGTTTGAAGTATCCATCATACAGAAGTTGCCAATGCCACTCCAGCCGGTGGAATCTGATGGGAGGAGGGTACCACTTGGGCAGAGGAAGCTCTCTTGTGATGAGGACTGTGCCAagatggagaggaagagggtCCTTGCTGAAGCATTTGACATCACTCCACCCAATTTGGATGCATTGCATTTTGGTGAGAACTCAAATGCATCGGATTTGCTTTCTGACCTTTTCCGCCGTGAGCCAAAATGGGTGATGGCCATAGAGGAGAGGTGCAAGTTCCTTGTACTTGGGAAGACAAGAGGCAATTCTTCAGGCAACCTCAAGGTCCATGTCTTCTGTCACATGACAAAGGATAAGAGAGATGCTATCAGGGTCATTGCCGACAGGTGGAAGCTTTCTGTTCAGGCTGCTGGTTGGGAACCCAAACGTTTCATTACTATCCATCCCACACCGAAGTCGAAGGCGCCTGCTCGCATCCTGGGTTCCAAGCCAGGTGTATCTGTTGCTGCTTCCCATCCTTTCTTTGATCCCTTGGTGGACATGGACCCAAGGCTTGTTGTTGCAATGCTGGACCTGCCCCGGGATGCTGATGTTAGCGCTCTGGTTTTAAGGTTTGGCGGGGAGTGTGAATTGGTTTGGCTGAATGACAAGAATGCTGTGGCTGTCTTCAATGATCCAGCTAGAGCAGCGACAGCTCTGAGGCGGCTGGATTATGGTTCTGCTTACCAGGGTGCTGCTGTGTTTTTGCCAAGCAGCAGCGCTCAGCCAGGCAATGTCTGGGTTGCAGGGCAGAAAGATGGAGTGGCGGCTACCAAGAGCAGTGCCAATCCATGGAAGAAGGCCACTGCCTCTGAGCCTGATCCATCCTCAGGAGACTGGACAGGTGTGCTTGGTCAAGCTCCAGGATCAGTATGGAGGCGTGGCGGTGACACTGTCGCCCAAGTCATGGGGACATCGAACCGCTGGAACGCCCTGGAGTCCGATGCGGCCACAAGCTCCAGGCCAGTCGAGGAGAGTAAGCCTGCTCCTCGCACCGATGCTGTATCCAGCGCAGGGCCAAGTACTGCGCCACCGGTTAGTAAGATGCAGCCTGAAGTCGAAGTGGATGATTGGGAAGAAGCTTGTGAATGA
- the LOC127775836 gene encoding LOW QUALITY PROTEIN: cytosolic sulfotransferase 14-like (The sequence of the model RefSeq protein was modified relative to this genomic sequence to represent the inferred CDS: deleted 1 base in 1 codon; substituted 1 base at 1 genomic stop codon), with translation MATAGISSATVGPVPFDDVDGELPSSERLAPEGLDHLADMVSSLPSKMEVNLPLKLRLYHGFWLAEIHVPAAVALRRRFVPRPDDVIVASLPKCGTTCLIALTFATMVRHVHCPPAPVPAPASAFASASTSSHPLHRLNPHQCLSFLEGLFARGEEAKLDTLPSPRLMNTHMPLAMLPSPTLATTSANSSGNRGGYKIIYICREPKDMIISMWHYTRHLMPAVSFVETVESYCDNHSAKIYGPFWYYILGYWHASNEMPDHVLFLRYEELLRDPAGNVWKLARFIGLPFSEAEEEAGIVEAIVELCSLDRMRGFEANRTGYVDAQXNIPRETLFRKGVVGDWVNHMTPEMACRVEDIITDKFSGTGPTFK, from the exons ATGGCGACCGCCGGAATATCTTCTGCTACGGTTGGTCCCGTCCCGttcgacgacgtcgacggcgagctgCCGTCCTCCGAGCGGCTGGCGCCGGAAGGGCTCGACCACCTCGCCGACATGGTCTCGTCCCTCCCGAGCAAGATGGAGGTCAACCTGCCGCTCAAGCTACGCCTCTACCATGGATTCTGGCTGGCGGAGATCCACGTCCCGGCGGCCGTGGCCCTGCGGCGGCGCTTCGTTCCCCGCCCCGACGATGTCATCGTGGCCAGCCTCCCCAAGTGCGGCACCACGTGCCTCATCGCCCTCACGTTCGCCACCATGGTACGCCACGTGCACTGCCCGCCCGCCCCTgtccccgcccccgcctccgccttcgcctccgcctCTACCTCTAGCCACCCGCTCCACCGCCTCAATCCGCACCAGTGCCTCTCTTTTCTTGAGGGCCTCTTCGCCAGAGGCGAGGAGGCCAAACTCGACACgctcccctccccgcgcctcaTGAACACGCACATGCCACTCGCTATGCTACCAAGCCCCACGCTGGCCACCACCTCAGCCAACTCCTCTGGCAACAGAGGAGGCTACAAAATCATCTACATTTGCCGGGAACCCAAGGACATGATCATCTCCATGTGGCACTACACCCGGCATCTGATGCCCGCTGTGTCGTTCGTCGAAACCGTCGAGTCCTACTGCGACAACCACAGTGCTAAGATATACGGGCCGTTCTGGTATTACATCCTCGGCTATTGGCACGCGAGCAACGAGATGCCGGACCACGTGCTCTTCCTGCGGTACGAGGAGTTGCTGCGTGACCCTGCCGGGAACGTCTGGAAGCTGGCTCGGTTCATCGGGCTGCCGTTCTCCGAGGCAGAGGAGGAAGCTGGCATAGTTGAAGCCATCGTGGAGCTCTGCAGCCTTGACCGTATGAGGGGATTCGAGGCGAATAGAACGGGTTATGTTGATGCGCAATGAAATATTCCACGTGAGACC CTTTTTCGGAAGGGCGTGGTCGGTGACTGGGTGAACCACATGACGCCGGAGATGGCGTGCCGTGTGGAGGACATCATCACTGACAAGTTTAGTGGCACAGGACCCACCTTTAAATAA